The following coding sequences lie in one Apium graveolens cultivar Ventura chromosome 1, ASM990537v1, whole genome shotgun sequence genomic window:
- the LOC141680593 gene encoding putative mitochondrial protein AtMg00310: protein MEVCDQLEVREAETPGRYLGLPMRVRKSKIAEFSFLLERVDQKLQGWDKNVISKVVKVTLLKTKAQAIPNFWMNMLIPNEVCEKIERRMNAYWWWSGTTTSKDIHWLSWEKLCVVKEVGGRGFKRLRDFNIAMLAKQAWHLINNSDPLASDLIKARWYPNSGFLDASLVRDCVQKKIGTRIWRMQLPGKVINFLWRTARAILPAKVALQGMGDDEAS, encoded by the exons ATGGAGGTTTGTGATCAATTGGAGGTGAGGGAGGCAGAGACACCGGGGCGTTATTTGGGCCTACCTATGCGTGTAAGGAAAAGTAAAATAGCTGAATTTAGTTTTCTTCTGGAACGGGTTGATCAGAAGCTTCAAGGGTGGGATAAGAATGTAATATCAAAAGTGGTCAAGGTTACGTTACTTAAAACGAAGGCACAAGCTATTCCTAACTTTTGGATGAACATGTTGATTCCTAATGAGGTTTGTGAGAAAATTGAGCGGAGAATGAATGCATATTGGTGGTGGAGTGGTACTACTACTAGTAAAGACATTCATTGGTTGTCATGGGAGAAGCTATGTGTTGTGAAAGAGGTAGGAGGTCGGGGGTTCAAAAGGCTGAGAGATTTTAATATTGCTATGTTAGCTAAGCAAGCTTGGCATTTAATTAACAATAGTGATCCGTTGGCCTCTGATTTAATAAAAGCGAGGTGGTACCCTAACTCTGGTTTTCTAGACGCGAGTTTAG TGAGAGATTGTGTACAAAAAAAAATTGGGACGAGGATTTGGAGAATGCAGCTCCCAGGAAAAGTCATTAATTTCTTGTGGAGAACAGCAAGAGCTATTTTACCTGCTAAAGTAGCACTACAAG GTATGGGAGATGATGAGGCTTCTTAA